ATCAAAGCATTATTGAGTGATGGATAGTCGCGCAAAGGAGGTAAACAATAATTATTCAGGTTATTGGCGCGGGCACCGACTAATTGGAATTGGACTGAATCACTACTATTACTCATAACTTGGATAATTATGACAAACAATTCACAACCTCCAATTATCCACCGGGCTCGCCCGCTTGTGCGCCGCGGCGATATCCACTTCGGCCAGACGGGCGTAATGGCGCACCATTTCCAGGCTGTGATGGCCGAGTAGATCCTGGAGGGTGAATACGTCCCCTCCATTGCGGAGGTAGTTTATCGCGAAGGTGTGGCGGAACTTGTGCGGGTGGGCCTTGATCCCCAGTTTCTTCCCGAGTTTCGTGATAAACAACCGCAGGCTGTTCCGGCAATACGGCTGCTGTTGGTTGTTCAGGAAAAGCGGCGCCTGCGGATCACGGGCGTCCGGCCTGTCCTTGAGATATTTCCATAAAGATCGCCGGATCTCATTCCCTACAAAGACGATCCGCCCACCTGCCCCGGATGCTCTGTCCGGGGTGCCCGCCCTTCGCCCCGCCCTCTTTTCCGGTGCGAATCATGACCCGGCCGGTCACCAGGCCTGCCCCGGCGCCTGTCCTCGCGAAGCATCGCCTCTCGATTCTGTTTTCTGAGAGGCGATGAATGCGCAGCGAGGGTGTACTAAGCCGGGGTCCACGTCGCCGATCCGCAAACTGGTGAATTCCGATGCGCGCAAGCCGGTATCCAGAAGAAACTTGATAACCGTCTGATCCCGGAGAGTGTATGGCCGGCGGGTTGTGAAAGCCTTGCGGTTGGAAGGCCGGCTTTCGCGTTTTTGGACACATCCCTTGACCATCGCCACGACCTCGTCCTTGGTGAAAGGCTCGATCGGTGGCGAGACGAATTTCGGGACTGGGATCCCCTTCATCGGGGTGGGAAATTCGAATTCCTCGCCGATCCACCGGAAGAAAGCTTGGAAGGTGACATAGATATTCCGTGTTGTTTTTGGTGAAAGCGGGTGTGTCTTTCCGTTCTTGCGGATGGGGACGTACTCGGTGGTTTTCCAGACCAGGTAGCGCTTCAGGTCTTGCGAGGTGATGCCGGGAACCTGGGTGTCGCCGCCGATGCGCGCCGCCCAATGCTCGAGGATATCCTTATAACTGCTGACTGTTCGCTGGCTTAACCCTTGCGCACCTGCCCCGCCGAAGGCGGGGTTCTTGTGAAGAATGAAGCCTTCGATCGCCTGGGAGACCGTTACCCCCCCTCGCATATTCGCTGCACCGGAAGAACTCCGGTTTCGCATGCTCCCCCGCTGCGGGATCGCGCAGGCTCCAAAATCAATTCGAGAGCCTGCGCCCTCCGCGGGGGCAGGCGGGGGGCAGGGGTTTTGCGGTCTGACGTTCATAGGAAAATCTCCTTCGAGAAGAAATTTTCCTATCTACAACCTCCGGGCTAATAAAAAACCACCGGCCTCGCGGTCGGTGGTTCCAAAAGGTAGCGGGGCTAGGATTCGAACCTAGGACCTCCGGGTTATGAGCCCGACGAGCTGCCACTGCTCTACCCCGCAGCGATGTCCCCCGGTCACGCGCCGGGATTGTAGCACTCCGCCGCCGTCCCGGTCAAGGTATCGGGGATTTTCCGCCAAACGGGTTTTCGAAAGGCTTATGTGTCTTTTGTGCTTTTTGTTGCCGATTACTTCCCCGTATTTCCCGGAATCTTCCGTGCTGGGATCTCCATCTCAATCGCGTACGGCGTAAACCCGATCGATTCGTAGAACGCGATCGCCGCCCGGTTCCCGCTCAACACGCCCACGGCGATCCGCTTATCCGCCGGCCAGATTTCTTCGCGCAGGATCCGCATCATCTCGCTCCCCACGCCGCGCCGCCGCATTCCCCGCTCGACGAAAATCTTCCGCAGGTGGACCGTGTCGGGATGCTCGCGGTGGATCGTGTGCAGCGCGTACCCCGCGGGCTTGCCCTCCGCCTCGAACAGCACCGTCCGGTAATCGCCCGCCAGGAACGCGCGCATCCGCTGTTCCAGCCAGGCGTCGGATTGAACGCGGTTGCGGTGCCCCTCGTCCTCCACCAGCGCGCGGTTCATCCGCGCCAGGAACGGGATATCCTCGGTGGTTGCGAAACGGTGTTGGATGATCATGAAGGATGAGAGGAAAACCTCTGGATGCCCGCTAAAAACATGCGGGTATGACGATCAAAACGTCACTCCCGCGTGCTTTACGCGGGGGTGGATGCCCGTTGCGTTTACCCCCGCTTGGCATGCGCGGGCGCCGACATGACGATCACTCGAGGTTCTGCTCCATGAGTCGATCATCGTCAGCCCATTTCACTCTCTGCACCGGAAAATCCTCCCCCAGCGCCAAACGGATGAAGCGCCGGAGAGAATCCGGATCGCCGCTGGTGAAGGCGCAGACCGACCCGGCCCCGCCGCCGCGCAATCCGCCTTCCGCCAGCAGCTGCTCCGTCTGCCGTGCGATCGCCGGCGAAGGATCCACGATGGTCACCCGCGGCCCCAGCACCTTCCGCAGGGCGCCCTCCACCAGCGGATAGTGCGTACAGCCGAGCACCAGCTCGTCGATCCCCTCATCCAGCAGCGGCTGCAGCCGCACGCGCAGGTACGTTTCGAGCTCCGGGCCTTCCGTCTCGCCGGCTTCGATCCGTTCCACCAGGCCGGGCAGGGTTTGGGGGATCACATGCACGCCCTTCCCGTAGCGGTCCACGGCGCTCGCGAACAGTTCGCCGTGGAAGGTGGCCTCCGTGGCGACCACGCCGATCACGCCGCTGTGGCTTTCCCGCGCCGCCGGCTTGACCGCCGGCTCCATCCCCACGAACGGAACTTCCGGATGCGCCGCCCGCAGCGGCTGCAGCGCCGCGGCCGAGATCGTGTTGCAGGCGACGACGATCAGCTTGGCGCCCCGCGCCAGCAGGAACGATGCGATCCCAAACCCGAGCCGGCGCACCTCCTCCATCGGGCGCGAGCCGTAGGGCGCGTGGGCTTGGTCCGCCGCGTAGAGAAAATCCTCGCCCGGCAGGCGCAGCCGCAGCTCGCGCAGGATCGTCAATCCGCCCACCCCCGTATCGAACACGCCGATGGGTGCCTTGTTCATGAAGGGGATTATACACGGGTGGTGAAAAAAAACAGACAGGCTGGACAGGTTTTTTCAGGATTTACAGGATGGGGATATAAAAATTACAGAGAGGAGATATGCAGAAATGAACGGTGAAGGGATCCTTAACCGGCTTATTTCACCAAAAGAGAAAATGAAATCCTGTCAATCCTCTTGGGTGTATCATCCTGCAAATCCTGTCCAGAAAAATAAAACGCGGCCCATCCGGACCGCGTCGTGGAAAAATCGCGATCGAACCCGCTTAGGCGTTGTCGCTCTTATCGTGCAGCCGCGCGCGCTTGCCCTTCAGGTTGCGCAGGAAGTAAAGCTGCGCCCGGCGCACTTTGGCGCCCTTCTGGACCACGATCTTATCCAGGCTGGGCGAGCGCAGCGGGAAGGTGCGCTCCACGCCGATCCCGTGCGTGGCGATGCGCCGCACGGTGATGCTCGATTGGCTTCCGCCCTTGCGCAGCCGGATGATCGTCCCGCGGAATTCCTGGATGCGTTCCTTCTCGCCTTCCTTGATCTTCACGTGGACGCTGACGGTATCGCCGGGATGCAGGTCCGGGACGTTTTTGTTGACGGGAAGTTCCAAAGCTTTTAATATTTCGCTCATTTCATCCGCCTGCCGGAACAGCAATTTGCCGCCAGAAACCTCCTGGACGGCATGCAGATTATACCACAGGCCCGGGAAGGTGCTGTCAAGCCCGATCCTCACCTCCTTCCCCCGTCCCCTTCCCTGTCTTCCGAGATGAGTCTGGAGAGGGGCAAGGGGCGCCCCGGCCGGGTGCGCTCCTCGCACGCCCGGATTCGGAGGGTTTTCGCAGATCATTCGCGCATTCCGGGAAGGCGCCGGGAGTCGTATAATTCACGGGATGTTCCAACGGACGATGGACTCGATCAACGCGCTGGTGGACCGGTTCCTGCATTGGGCCGGATCCCTGCCGGGGCGCCCGGCCGCCGGGGATACGCGGCCGGCCCGCGGACCCCGCAAATCCCTGAGGTCCCGCTACTTTCTACTGGCGGGGGCGATCGGGATCGTCTGCCTATGCTCCACCCTCGGGATCGGCGTGTGGTCGTACGCGCCGGTCGGCCCCCGGCCCGCCCTGGCCACCCTCACCCCCACCCCGTTCTATCCAGTGCGCGAAACCCTCACCCCCTTCGTCCCCGATCTCAGCGGTGGAGGCGAAATCCCCACTCCGGACGGCGCGGGCCTGCTCACGCCCACCCCCCCGATCGCCAACGTCCCTTGGGCTCCCTACGCCGGACCGATCTACCCCGCCCTGACCCAGATCCCCACCCCGCAGGAGGTCTTCGTCACCGGCGACGACATCATGAACGTGGCCGTGCTCGGCAGCGACCTGCGCCCCTCCGGCCTGGGCGGCTTCCGCACCGACACCATCATGATCCTGATCCTCAACAAAACCGCGAAGAAGGCCGCCCTGGTTTCCTTCCCGCGGGATCTCTACGTCTACATCCCGGCCTACGGCATGGAACGGATCAACATGGCCTTCCCCGGAGGATTCACCCTCAACTACCCCGGCGGCGGGTTCGGCCTGTTCCAGGATACGATGAAATACAACTTCGGCCTGACCATCCACCATTACGCGATGATGAACTTCTGGGGCTTCAAGGACCTGATCGACAAGCTGGGCGGGATCGACGTCTACTGCGCCTACGGCCTGCACGACACCCGCCAGGGCTATCCCAACGGCTACGGCGTCGCCGCCGGCTGGAACCACATGGACGGGGAAACCGCCCTGTGGTACGTCCGCTCGCGCTACACCTCCAGCGATTTCGACCGTGTCCGCCGCCAGCAGGAGGTCCTGCTCGGCATCTCACAGACCCTGCTGAACAAGAACGTCCTTTCCAACCTCCCGGGCTTCTTCGTCACCCTGGCCCAATACGTGGAAAGCGACCTGACTCTTGAGGCGATCCTGCCCTTCGCGGAAATGGCCGCTTCGGTCTCTCTCTCTTCCATCCAGCGGGCCAGCATCGTCCCCAAAGCTTATGCCACCGATTGGATCACACCCGACGGGAAGATGGTGGCGCTCCCCAATTACCCCGCCATTCACGATCTGCTGGCCGGCCTGCTGGCCGGCTGACCCTGTCCCTTCCCGTGTCATTCCGAGGCCGCGGGAGCGGCCGAGGAATCAGCCCTTCCGTCATGCGCCGCCGATTCCTCGCCGCCCTTCCAGGGCTCCTCGGAATGACACTGCGCCGGGGGTCGAAGTCCGCTTGACTCCCCGGCCCTCCCGGCATACATTGGATTCATCCGGCCGCTCCCGCCCGTGTGCGGCGGGATTACCGCCGGAACCTGGAGAGAAATGCCCGTCTTGCCGGAGAACCCGACGCCGAACCCGGACCGCATTTTGCAGTCCGGGGATTCCCTGAGCGCCGCCATCGCCGTGTGGGAACAATCCTTAAAGGAAGCCGGCAACACCCCCAACACGGTCAACGCCTTCACCGCCGATCTGCGGCTGATGATGCGCTACCTCGGCGGCGGCCGGGCGCTCTCCGGCGTTTCCACCCGCGACCTGCAGGATTTCTTCCATTGGATGGAAACCGAGCGCGGAGTCCCTTGCAGTCCGAAAACCTACTCGCGGCGGATCACCTCGGTCAAATCCTTCTTCCGGCGCATGCTGGAGACGGGGGTCCTCGCGGCCGATCCCGCCGTGCCGATCGTCCAACGCCTGGTGCAAAGCCCCCTGCCGGAGATCCTCACCTACGCCGAAGCCCGGCGGGTGCTGGCCGCCGCCCGCGCGATGCGCTCCGCTCCCGGGCCGGCCATTCTCCGCGGCCGCGGGGGTTCGAAAACCGATCCGAACCGGCGCCCGCCGCCGGGGAAGCCGCTTGCGGACGACCGGCCGTTCACCCTGGTCTCCCTGCTGCTGCAGACCGGAATCAAAAAAGGGGAATGCACCGGCTTGCGCATGAACCACATCGACTCCGGGGCCGGGGAGCCCTGCCTGTTCATCCGCTACGGAAATCCGCGCCAGCGCTTCAAGGAGCGCAAGATCGCGCTTTCGCGGGAGTGGGTGGAAAGCTACGCGCGCTACCTGGAGCAGTACGCGCCAACCGACCGCGTTTTCCCGTGGTCCCCGCGGCGCCTGGAATACCTGCTGGAGGAAATCGGCGCGCGGGCCGGGCTTGAAAAGCACCTTTCGTTTGACATGTGCCGCTGGACCTGCGCGGTGTTGGACCGCAAGCGCGGCCTGGAGCCCGATAAGGTCCGCCAAAAGCTGGGCCTCAGCCGGATGCAATGGCGCGAAGTGGGGAAGAAAATCGAACAGCTGACCTCCGCCGCCGGCGAAACGGCCGCTTCCGATGTGCTATACTCGCTGTCCATGGAGGACGGCGCGTGAACCTCGAAAGCGGCCGGGTCGGCCGGCACCTCGAAATCATCTACCACCTCAACCGCGAACTCGCCCGGCACCTCGATCTCTCCGAGGTCCTCAGCCGGACCCTCGAACTGCTCGTCCAATCCCTCAAAGCCTCCGGCGGCAGCATCGCGGTCATCGGCGAGGACGGAAACCTGCTGGACGCCTCGATGGCGGTCGGCGGATCGATCATCCCCAAAGCCGTCCAGCAGCTGGCCCCGGCTTTGCGCCAGGGCTTGGCCGGCTGGGTCCTCGGAAACGGCAAAGTCGCGCTGGTCGAGGACACCCAAAACGATCCGCGCTGGATCCCCACCGATCCGAAAGTCGCCCAGGCCCACACCCAAACTTCGCAGCCCACCCGCTCGGCGGTCAGCGCGCCCCTGCTTGGCCGCGAAGGCGTGGTCGGGGTGATCACCCTGGTGCACACCTCCACCAGCCACTTTTCCAGCGAGGACCTGCGGCTCCTGGCCGCCACGGCCGAGACGGTTGGTTTGGCGGTGGAAAACGCCCGGCTCTACACCTCGGAGCACCAGCGGCGGATGTTCGCCTCCACCCTCCAGGAGGTGGCGCATATCATCAACGCCACGCTGGAGCCGGAGAAGGTGTTCACGCTGATCCTCGACCAGCTTTCCCAGATCGTGACCTTCGATTCAGCCTCGCTCCTGCTGTTGGAGGGAGACCGGCTGAGGGTCGCCGCCTCGCGCGGATTCGCCGACCCCGCGGTGTTCGAAGATTTCTATTTCCCCTTCCAGCCGGAGAATCCCTCCTGGCGCACGATGAAGGACCGCAAAGCGAAAGTGATCGACGACGTCCAGCAGACCGCCGGCTGGCACGTCAACGAAGCAATCCCCGAATCCAAGAAGATCCGCGGCTGGCTCGGCGTGCCGCTGCTCGTGCACGACAAGCCGGTGGGGCTGATCTCGATCGACAGCCACAAGCCCGCGGCCTACACGCCCGGTGACGCCGGCCTGGCGACGGCCTTCGCCGACCAGGCCGCCACCGCGGTGGCCAACGCGCGGCTGTATTCCGAGAGCCAACAGCAGACTCGGACCATGGCGATGATGGCCGAAACGACGCGGATGATCGTTTCCAGCCTCGACCTGAACGAGGTGCTCAAGGAAGTGCTCAGCCGGGTGGTCGCCTTCCTCGGGGTGGAGGCGGGATCGATCGCGCTGATCGACGAGGCCAGCGGCGACCTGGTGTTCCGCAGCGCCACCGGACCCAAGGCCGCCGCCCTGCAGGGCCGCCGGCTGAAGCCCGGCCAGGGCTTGGCCGGGTGGGTGGTGCAGAACGGCCGGCCGCTCGTCGTCGCCGACGCCCGGCTCGACGAACGATTCGACGCCGCCTTCGACAACCAAACCGGGTTCGTCACCCGTTCGGTCGCCTGCGTGCCGATCCTCCTCCGCGAGCAAATCCTCGGCGCGGTCGAGGTGATCAATCCGCTCAGCGGGGCCTTCAGCGAGCAGTCGGTCCAGGTGTTGGAATACCTCACCGGGCTGGCGGCCTCGGCCATCTCGCACGCCCAGCTCTTCGCCCAAACCCGCGCGGCCGAACAGCGCTACCTGACCCTCTTCCAAGACAGCATCGATCCGATCCTGATCAGCGACCTCGACGGCAAGATCGTCGACGCCAACGCCCAAGCGGCGCAGTTCACCGGCTACTCCCGCGAGGAACTGCTCAAGCTGCGGATTCAGGCCCTCCATCCGGTCCACACCGCCAAACTCGGCCAGCGCTTCGGCGACATCAAACACGGCGAGGTGCGCAGCTACGAATCCCGCCTGCGCACGCACAGCGGCAAGCAGGCGCCGGTCGAGCTCTACGTCAAGCGCATCCCGGGGCCGGAGCCGGATCAGGATACGGTGCAGTGGATCGTCCGCGACATCGCCCAGCGCGCCGACCTCGACGAACTGCGCTCCGACCTGACCTCGATGCTCTTCCACGACATGCGCTCGCCCCTCGGCAACGTCATCTCCAGCTTGCAGCTGCTCAACGATCCGCCGCCGGCTGACGAAACCGTTCGCTCCCTGCTGACCATCTCGCTGCGCTCGGCGCGCCGGCTTTCGCGGATGATTGATTCGCTCCTGGACCTGCGTCGCCTGGAGGAAGGCCGCGCGGTGATCAAGCGCACAAAGGTCTCTCTGGCCGCGCTGGCGGCTGAGGCCGTTGAGGAGGCCCAGCCGGTGGCGGAGGGC
The Anaerolineales bacterium genome window above contains:
- a CDS encoding GAF domain-containing protein, which produces MNLESGRVGRHLEIIYHLNRELARHLDLSEVLSRTLELLVQSLKASGGSIAVIGEDGNLLDASMAVGGSIIPKAVQQLAPALRQGLAGWVLGNGKVALVEDTQNDPRWIPTDPKVAQAHTQTSQPTRSAVSAPLLGREGVVGVITLVHTSTSHFSSEDLRLLAATAETVGLAVENARLYTSEHQRRMFASTLQEVAHIINATLEPEKVFTLILDQLSQIVTFDSASLLLLEGDRLRVAASRGFADPAVFEDFYFPFQPENPSWRTMKDRKAKVIDDVQQTAGWHVNEAIPESKKIRGWLGVPLLVHDKPVGLISIDSHKPAAYTPGDAGLATAFADQAATAVANARLYSESQQQTRTMAMMAETTRMIVSSLDLNEVLKEVLSRVVAFLGVEAGSIALIDEASGDLVFRSATGPKAAALQGRRLKPGQGLAGWVVQNGRPLVVADARLDERFDAAFDNQTGFVTRSVACVPILLREQILGAVEVINPLSGAFSEQSVQVLEYLTGLAASAISHAQLFAQTRAAEQRYLTLFQDSIDPILISDLDGKIVDANAQAAQFTGYSREELLKLRIQALHPVHTAKLGQRFGDIKHGEVRSYESRLRTHSGKQAPVELYVKRIPGPEPDQDTVQWIVRDIAQRADLDELRSDLTSMLFHDMRSPLGNVISSLQLLNDPPPADETVRSLLTISLRSARRLSRMIDSLLDLRRLEEGRAVIKRTKVSLAALAAEAVEEAQPVAEGKGIILQMGIPLSLPSVEADSDMIRRVISNLLDNAVKYTPGGGSIRLTAEPDGSNVWFSVSDTGPGIPAEERHRIFDKYSRIERIGAPKGLGLGLAFCRLAVKAHGGRIWIDSPAEGGAAFRFSLPQTAAAEEASPPAAAD
- the murI gene encoding glutamate racemase codes for the protein MNKAPIGVFDTGVGGLTILRELRLRLPGEDFLYAADQAHAPYGSRPMEEVRRLGFGIASFLLARGAKLIVVACNTISAAALQPLRAAHPEVPFVGMEPAVKPAARESHSGVIGVVATEATFHGELFASAVDRYGKGVHVIPQTLPGLVERIEAGETEGPELETYLRVRLQPLLDEGIDELVLGCTHYPLVEGALRKVLGPRVTIVDPSPAIARQTEQLLAEGGLRGGGAGSVCAFTSGDPDSLRRFIRLALGEDFPVQRVKWADDDRLMEQNLE
- a CDS encoding site-specific integrase, which encodes MPVLPENPTPNPDRILQSGDSLSAAIAVWEQSLKEAGNTPNTVNAFTADLRLMMRYLGGGRALSGVSTRDLQDFFHWMETERGVPCSPKTYSRRITSVKSFFRRMLETGVLAADPAVPIVQRLVQSPLPEILTYAEARRVLAAARAMRSAPGPAILRGRGGSKTDPNRRPPPGKPLADDRPFTLVSLLLQTGIKKGECTGLRMNHIDSGAGEPCLFIRYGNPRQRFKERKIALSREWVESYARYLEQYAPTDRVFPWSPRRLEYLLEEIGARAGLEKHLSFDMCRWTCAVLDRKRGLEPDKVRQKLGLSRMQWREVGKKIEQLTSAAGETAASDVLYSLSMEDGA
- a CDS encoding LCP family protein → MDSINALVDRFLHWAGSLPGRPAAGDTRPARGPRKSLRSRYFLLAGAIGIVCLCSTLGIGVWSYAPVGPRPALATLTPTPFYPVRETLTPFVPDLSGGGEIPTPDGAGLLTPTPPIANVPWAPYAGPIYPALTQIPTPQEVFVTGDDIMNVAVLGSDLRPSGLGGFRTDTIMILILNKTAKKAALVSFPRDLYVYIPAYGMERINMAFPGGFTLNYPGGGFGLFQDTMKYNFGLTIHHYAMMNFWGFKDLIDKLGGIDVYCAYGLHDTRQGYPNGYGVAAGWNHMDGETALWYVRSRYTSSDFDRVRRQQEVLLGISQTLLNKNVLSNLPGFFVTLAQYVESDLTLEAILPFAEMAASVSLSSIQRASIVPKAYATDWITPDGKMVALPNYPAIHDLLAGLLAG
- the rplS gene encoding 50S ribosomal protein L19, which codes for MSEILKALELPVNKNVPDLHPGDTVSVHVKIKEGEKERIQEFRGTIIRLRKGGSQSSITVRRIATHGIGVERTFPLRSPSLDKIVVQKGAKVRRAQLYFLRNLKGKRARLHDKSDNA
- a CDS encoding GNAT family N-acetyltransferase; amino-acid sequence: MIIQHRFATTEDIPFLARMNRALVEDEGHRNRVQSDAWLEQRMRAFLAGDYRTVLFEAEGKPAGYALHTIHREHPDTVHLRKIFVERGMRRRGVGSEMMRILREEIWPADKRIAVGVLSGNRAAIAFYESIGFTPYAIEMEIPARKIPGNTGK
- a CDS encoding site-specific integrase, with product MVFVGNEIRRSLWKYLKDRPDARDPQAPLFLNNQQQPYCRNSLRLFITKLGKKLGIKAHPHKFRHTFAINYLRNGGDVFTLQDLLGHHSLEMVRHYARLAEVDIAAAHKRASPVDNWRL